The genomic DNA ATTTTTGTAACAGGTGTAAATatgtattcaaaatatatatatatatataattttataaaactagggttaaaaaaaatatattaaattttataattgtttatgcATTTTTGTAACAGGtgtaaatatgtattatattttacattgtataacttatacctaaatactaaatattattgtatatataaatattaattatccaaacaatcatataaatataattatactttatTACATGATTATACCCCCATACCGAGCATAGCCTAAGAGTTCAGAAATGGTTTTGAAATGGAAATCATTGCGACATATTGATTAACATACCATGGTGCCTCAAGTGTCAAATATTAAGATAcattttttacaatatatataatatgttcaACATGATTAGAAGAAAATAGAGCCCCCAAACTGACTGATCTccaaatagaaaataaataaaattaagaggAGGAAAAAGTGTCAATAATGGTGGTATGGAGCGGGTCACTCAAATGGGTAGCCCAGTTGTTAAGCGGACCTTTTCCAGTAGCAGCAGCCTGAACTGCAAAACCCAAGAAAGCAACCATAGCAAGACGGGCATGCTTAATCTCGGCGAGTTGAAGAACTGCCTTCTTCTCAGGGTCAGCAGCCAGACCCAACGGGTCAAAAAACTTACCACCCGGGTACAACCTCTTTTCCGGTTCAAGTTCAGCATTCCTCTGAAACTCAATGTACCCGATCACCAACACTTCAATCCATATCAGTGTGGATATGGAGAATGGCAACGGTTGTCCAAGGTATGACGAACCATCGATTAGCTCCACCTAaaagtgaattattattattattattacaatttcaAAAACTACCCTGTTTTAGttttgtaaatttattaatGGGTTGGGTTGAGAAGCTATAGAGTACCTTTCCGGCGTCTTGCCAAGTGATTCCGGTGAGCCATTCAACGGTGAGGGCGCCGAGAGTTGCCAACATAGCCCATCTTCCATGAATAAGTTCACATTCACGAAACCTTTGAAGACCAAAAACTTCAGTGTAAGGTTGGAAAGGTGTGGAATTGACGTCCGAGCTCTCCGATCGGGTACCAATAATTTCCCCGTACAAATTCTTTGCAAGGTTTTGATCCAACGAGTCCAAATCGTATTGTAAGTACTCAGCTGGTTTTCCTAAGCCAAATGGGTCGAACCCATAATCGCCGACCAAGCTACCGTCTAACCACTCAGGGGATTTAGCACCAGGGAACCAGAGTGGACGGTCGGGTGTGGTGGACTTTTTAACGGCCTTCTTTGCTGGGGCTTTCTTACCTAACCCGAACCCGAATCGAGCTTGGATCTTGGCGGATCCAGATGAGGGTTCTGCCGGAAGACGGGTTCCGATGAAGGAGGAGGAGGCTGCGGCGACGACGGAGGCCATGATTGGTGGTTGTTGTTTGGGATTTGGAGAGTGGAGAGTGGAGAATTTTGATGAGTAATAAAATTGGTTGAACGAGGATTGATAATCTGGGATTGGGATTTTTTGATCGTTGGATTGGAAAAGATGATAAATCTGATGGATGTGAGAATCCGGGCCTTATCTATCTTATCTGATTTATGCCATTCTCATTGGTTCATTATATGCCACCTCTTCATCTTCGTTTGAGGTTCTCATCAATT from Impatiens glandulifera chromosome 9, dImpGla2.1, whole genome shotgun sequence includes the following:
- the LOC124914250 gene encoding chlorophyll a-b binding protein CP29.2, chloroplastic-like; the encoded protein is MASVVAAASSSFIGTRLPAEPSSGSAKIQARFGFGLGKKAPAKKAVKKSTTPDRPLWFPGAKSPEWLDGSLVGDYGFDPFGLGKPAEYLQYDLDSLDQNLAKNLYGEIIGTRSESSDVNSTPFQPYTEVFGLQRFRECELIHGRWAMLATLGALTVEWLTGITWQDAGKVELIDGSSYLGQPLPFSISTLIWIEVLVIGYIEFQRNAELEPEKRLYPGGKFFDPLGLAADPEKKAVLQLAEIKHARLAMVAFLGFAVQAAATGKGPLNNWATHLSDPLHTTIIDTFSSS